A window of the Brassica napus cultivar Da-Ae chromosome C5, Da-Ae, whole genome shotgun sequence genome harbors these coding sequences:
- the LOC106364375 gene encoding peroxidase 7 — MKSAVVSVVLLVILVAWPVSADRKDLPGAGGYGGDDEEEDTKTWFPLDNQLSLSYYDKICPNFEKIVDTKVREWTKTDPSLGPALLRLLFHDCGVTGCDASVLLDHKGSERRSPASKTLRGFELIDDIKSEIEKSCPGLVSCADILTSASRSATYQLGGPYWPNAYGRRDSTNSYARDVEKVPSGRRDITGLLETFQSYGLNILDLVVLSGAHTIGKAYCGTIQSRLYNFNATHGTDPSIDPKYADFLRRKCRWASETVYLDAVTPVVFDNQYYINLQKNMGVLTTDAELVKDPRTAPLVKAFAEQPPQMFRHQFGVSMAKLVNVGVITGEDRTGEIRRVCSKSNSKRY, encoded by the exons ATGAAGTCGGCCGTGGTCTCAGTCGTCCTACTCGTGATTCTTGTGGCCTGGCCAGTATCGGCTGACCGGAAAGACTTGCCAGGAGCGGGAGGATACGGAGGCGACGATGAGGAAGAGGACACAAAGACATGGTTTCCTTTGGACAATCAGTTATCGTTGAGTTACTATGATAAGATTTGtccaaattttgagaaaatcgTCGATACAAAAGTGAGGGAATGGACAAAGACTGATCCTTCCCTTGGTCCAGCCCTCCTCCGTCTTCTCTTCCACGATTGCGGTGTCACG GGATGTGATGCATCGGTTCTCCTAGACCACAAAGGATCAGAGAGAAGATCTCCAGCAAGCAAAACCCTAAGAGGCTTCGAGCTAATCGACGATATCAAGTCTGAGATCGAGAAGTCCTGCCCCGGTTTAGTCTCATGTGCCGACATCCTAACCTCAGCTAGCCGCAGTGCAACCTACCAACTAGGTGGTCCTTACTGGCCCAACGCCTACGGACGTCGTGACTCCACCAACTCTTACGCTAGAGACGTCGAGAAAGTCCCTTCAGGCCGCCGTGACATCACCGGCCTCCTCGAAACGTTTCAGTCTTACGGACTCAATATTCTCGACCTTGTCGTCCTTTCCGGGGCCCACACCATCGGAAAAGCCTACTGTGGAACCATCCAGTCAAGGCTTTACAATTTCAACGCGACCCACGGAACTGATCCGTCTATTGACCCCAAATACGCAGATTTCTTGCGCCGCAAGTGTCGTTGGGCCTCAGAGACGGTTTACCTAGACGCCGTGACTCCGGTGGTATTCGATAATCAGTATTACATTAATCTTCAGAAGAATATGGGAGTTTTGACGACTGATGCGGAGCTTGTGAAGGACCCGAGGACCGCTCCACTTGTAAAAGCTTTCGCGGAGCAGCCGCCTCAGATGTTCAGACATCAGTTTGGTGTGTCAATGGCTAAGCTGGTCAATGTTGGCGTCATCACTGGTGAAGATCGTACTGGAGAGATCAGGAGGGTTTGCAGCAAATCTAACTCTAAACGTTACTGA
- the BNACNNG11070D gene encoding uncharacterized protein BNACNNG11070D: protein MAKSMRCKRVKRLRAIRREIVEKEAFTLTRDDAKSAAIEAALAAPRLPVRQPPPSPFMEVAAPTPESISASGTIVNDMDMEMDGEKHSKSLKPIGRKLKKKFKMGMKNRRSKGFLRGKRV from the exons ATGGCGAAGTCAATGAGATGCAAGAGGGTGAAGAGATTGAGAGCTATTAGAAGAGAAATAGTAGAGAAAGAAGCATTCACTCTAACGAGAGACGACGCCAAATCCGCCGCCATCGAAGCCGCACTCGCCGCCCCCAGATTACCTGTTCGTCAGCCACCTCCTTCTCCGTTCATGGAAGTTGCGGCGCCGACTCCTGAGTCTATCTCTGCCTCCGGCACTATCGTCAACGATATGG ATATGGAAATGGATGGTGAAAAGCATAGCAAGTCTCTTAAACCCATCGGGAGAAAGTTGAAGAAGAAGTTTAAGATGGGCATGAAGAATCGTCGCAGCAAGGGTTTCCTTCGAGGCAAGCGAGTCTAA